The following proteins are encoded in a genomic region of Stutzerimonas balearica DSM 6083:
- a CDS encoding tyrosine-type recombinase/integrase, translating to MTNHLRQQLFKPLKELTLFSYHAHGSTITKDGSGLPFCCWPDGTPNNVANLYMLALRDRPGRGGKGLSRHGGKGGSIGEYASKISPLVRYCFRYRTDFIGLSDQQFSDFIDELRKERSVNDPTVNRRTETTLLAIGRICLDFLQFVGRLYGDDAFVSENGTIRAVMKTFTITTRSGRTIKRSYLHHHSLHVSGTRYHTRDPIPSEHIKLLRDSANKIHPSRHLQLRRNLVISLLEHTGARRSEIIEITVSDIRNAMNMSFPLLRLRTLKRGTYSERFIPISRVVLSEAKKYIQFARRISLRNFKDTDHDRLFVQEKTGKPLGACSITNEMIQLRSHAGIEEKVCAHMFRHAFITNLFVLLIKRHKFKQKDDFRSALLNSKKFLYDVMLWTGHKDPLSVERYIHLAFAKLDGYEDIVSSAHIIRTNRIYDQAEELLLNALKNGMPVDEYVRELEKLKQLRQEDLKKETKEEEEEENTESVKSWEHWHNHL from the coding sequence GTGACAAACCACCTTCGCCAACAACTATTTAAACCACTTAAAGAGCTAACACTCTTTAGCTACCATGCGCATGGAAGTACTATAACAAAAGATGGTTCTGGCCTGCCGTTTTGCTGTTGGCCTGATGGCACGCCCAATAACGTCGCAAATCTCTACATGCTCGCACTACGTGACCGCCCTGGCCGAGGTGGAAAAGGCCTATCAAGGCACGGCGGTAAAGGCGGAAGCATTGGGGAGTATGCATCCAAAATAAGCCCACTAGTTCGCTACTGCTTCAGATACCGAACTGACTTTATAGGACTGTCTGACCAACAGTTCTCAGACTTCATTGACGAATTAAGAAAGGAGCGATCTGTCAACGATCCCACTGTAAATAGGCGCACCGAAACTACACTCCTAGCAATTGGTAGGATCTGTCTAGATTTTTTGCAATTCGTAGGACGTCTTTATGGCGACGATGCATTTGTATCAGAGAATGGAACCATCCGCGCCGTAATGAAAACATTTACTATCACAACGCGCTCAGGAAGAACGATAAAGCGGAGTTATCTGCATCACCACTCTCTTCATGTATCTGGAACGCGCTACCACACGCGCGATCCGATCCCGAGCGAACATATAAAGCTTTTGCGAGATTCAGCAAACAAAATCCACCCATCGAGACACCTTCAACTTCGACGGAATCTGGTGATTTCCTTGCTTGAGCATACGGGCGCTCGACGCAGCGAGATAATTGAAATTACCGTTTCGGACATACGTAATGCCATGAACATGTCGTTCCCATTGCTACGTCTGCGAACCTTGAAACGTGGAACCTATTCCGAGCGTTTTATCCCGATTTCAAGAGTGGTACTAAGCGAAGCTAAGAAATATATTCAGTTTGCCCGCAGAATATCTCTTCGCAACTTCAAGGACACGGATCACGACAGACTCTTTGTTCAAGAAAAGACTGGTAAGCCGCTCGGTGCCTGCAGTATTACGAATGAAATGATTCAACTTAGAAGTCACGCCGGCATCGAAGAAAAAGTCTGTGCACACATGTTCCGCCATGCTTTCATCACCAATCTTTTCGTACTCCTAATCAAAAGACACAAGTTCAAGCAAAAGGACGACTTCAGAAGCGCCCTGCTTAATAGCAAAAAGTTTCTTTACGACGTCATGCTGTGGACTGGCCACAAAGATCCCCTCTCGGTAGAACGGTATATTCATCTTGCATTCGCCAAACTTGATGGATACGAAGACATCGTTTCATCTGCCCATATAATCAGGACTAACCGTATATATGACCAGGCCGAGGAGCTACTTCTGAACGCATTAAAAAATGGTATGCCAGTTGACGAGTACGTGCGTGAACTGGAGAAGCTAAAGCAACTTCGGCAAGAAGATCTCAAGAAAGAGACAAAGGAAGAGGAAGAGGAAGAGAATACGGAGTCAGTCAAAAGCTGGGAGCATTGGCATAACCACCTTTGA
- a CDS encoding UvrD-helicase domain-containing protein: MPNELWVAGAGSGKTHKIITEAIETIKAGGRVLVVTYTTNNQAELRSRFVELYGASSEHFVVKGLFSFYLEDMVRPYQSEVFPDRITTISFTENNPHLISGTTYYIEGRAEKSEDGTINPLHYLTPCKTKAYSGFLAKLATLIAKLSKNAPAKRLKEIYQRVYFDEVQDLVGWDYDVIKSLNKVMVDSICCVGDFRQTIYTTTFGHKAPQTPQQKVDYFVGKMKFEKHSMPKNRRCIQEICDLSDTIHLGLYDKTVTGVEKVPDEISHHHGTFIVKQSQVSDYLAAFQPQVLRWSSTTGTGYLPGNLICYTFGSCKGLGFDRVLVIPSDKHLKFIGGNAKVFDKDKTEESRNKLYVAITRARYSLAFLVEDKKVKGLPYPIWDGSGALNAVIEK, from the coding sequence TTGCCTAACGAACTCTGGGTCGCAGGCGCCGGATCAGGGAAAACGCACAAGATCATTACTGAAGCCATTGAGACCATCAAGGCTGGTGGACGTGTGCTTGTAGTCACCTATACAACCAATAATCAGGCAGAGTTGCGCTCTCGTTTTGTTGAGTTGTACGGTGCTAGCAGTGAGCACTTCGTCGTCAAGGGGCTGTTCTCTTTTTACCTGGAAGATATGGTGCGTCCCTATCAGAGCGAGGTATTTCCAGATCGGATCACGACTATCTCGTTCACTGAGAACAACCCTCACTTAATATCGGGTACAACCTACTACATTGAAGGCAGAGCTGAAAAATCGGAAGATGGCACGATCAATCCACTGCATTACCTGACGCCCTGCAAAACAAAGGCGTACTCCGGGTTTTTGGCAAAGCTTGCGACCCTCATTGCGAAACTATCCAAAAATGCCCCTGCCAAGCGGTTGAAGGAGATTTATCAAAGGGTCTATTTTGATGAAGTGCAGGATTTGGTCGGTTGGGACTACGACGTGATCAAATCACTCAACAAGGTCATGGTCGACTCGATCTGTTGTGTGGGCGACTTTCGACAGACAATCTACACAACGACGTTCGGCCATAAGGCTCCGCAGACGCCTCAACAGAAGGTCGATTACTTCGTCGGGAAAATGAAGTTCGAAAAGCATTCGATGCCGAAGAATCGCAGGTGCATACAAGAAATCTGCGACCTCTCCGACACGATCCACCTGGGGCTGTATGACAAGACGGTAACAGGTGTCGAGAAAGTGCCAGACGAAATATCGCATCACCATGGCACCTTCATAGTGAAACAATCTCAGGTGAGCGATTACTTGGCAGCGTTTCAGCCTCAAGTACTGCGCTGGTCGTCCACCACCGGCACTGGATACCTACCGGGTAACCTTATCTGTTATACGTTCGGTTCCTGCAAAGGCTTAGGCTTTGATCGAGTGCTTGTGATCCCGTCAGATAAACATCTGAAGTTCATTGGCGGAAATGCCAAAGTGTTCGACAAGGATAAGACGGAGGAGTCGCGAAACAAGCTATACGTCGCGATTACCCGCGCGCGCTATAGCCTGGCCTTCCTCGTCGAGGATAAGAAGGTGAAAGGGCTCCCTTACCCCATATGGGATGGCTCTGGCGCGCTCAATGCAGTGATCGAAAAGTGA
- a CDS encoding BPSL0761 family protein yields MTMAHERTRSVVQTRDFLQELARDTSLPENVRYQANNLLRHYPTAEAVWLAGRVEERSKQELSLLADKHGPLHPVLVSWLLNDPMFSDHGAS; encoded by the coding sequence ATGACGATGGCCCATGAGCGCACCCGTAGCGTTGTTCAAACACGGGACTTCCTACAGGAGCTGGCTAGGGACACGAGCCTTCCTGAAAACGTACGGTACCAAGCAAATAATCTACTTCGGCATTACCCGACAGCAGAAGCCGTCTGGTTGGCTGGTCGAGTGGAAGAGCGATCCAAGCAAGAGCTTTCCCTATTGGCCGACAAGCATGGACCTCTACATCCGGTGTTAGTCAGCTGGCTGTTAAATGATCCGATGTTTTCGGATCACGGAGCCAGCTGA
- the hrpB gene encoding ATP-dependent helicase HrpB, with the protein MSLLPIESVLPALRDALSARNEVVLEAAPGAGKTTRVPIALLEEPWLADQTIVMLEPRRLAARAAAERLASELGESVGQTVGYRIRLESKVGPQTRIEVVTEGILTRRLQDDPALDGVGLLIFDEYHLRSLDADLALALCLNGRELLRDEPPLKVLLMSATLEGERLSRLLDEAPVVRSEGRMYPVEQRWGRPSQIGEALEPRVVQPMLQALADEPGSLLVFLPGQAEIRRVAEQLAERLAGRSEILLCPLHGELDLAAQRAAIEPAPAGKRKVVLATNIAETSLTIDGVRVVVDAGLERVPRFDPASGMTRLDTQRISRSSATQRAGRAGRLQPGACYRLWSEAQHEQLAAHGSAEILQADLAGLALQLARWGIGDPNELAWLDPPPTAAYAQGRDLLQRLGALADDGNLTRHGQAMAELPAHPRIAHLLLRGHALGLGGLACDLAALLGERDILRGGGADLHSRLALLAGNDKAARGARGGVQRARQLARQFRSYLRGPASEPVADPDHPRWLGCLLAFAYPDRIAQQRRAGGADYRLANGRAATFGEPDALMKEPWLVIADLGSRQGQREERIYLAADLDPALFDGPLAEQVRCQDLLDWEEREGVLRAERQVKVGELVLAREALAELDDEARSRALLGLVRRKGLELLPWSAELRQWQARVALLRRLDLADTGSSEWPDLSDAALLASLEEWLQPWLGKVSRLSHFANLDLAGILHGLLPWPLPQRLDELAPRTLEVPSGSRIRLDYSDEMPVLAVRLQELFGLADTPRIAGGRQGVKLHLLSPAQRPVQVTQDLASFWRNTYAEVKKDLRGRYPKHYWPEDPLVAQATARAKPRKS; encoded by the coding sequence ATGAGTTTGTTGCCGATTGAATCTGTTTTGCCCGCTTTAAGAGATGCCTTGTCTGCACGTAATGAAGTTGTACTTGAGGCAGCGCCGGGGGCAGGCAAAACAACGCGAGTACCAATAGCGCTGCTGGAAGAGCCTTGGCTGGCCGACCAGACTATTGTCATGCTCGAACCACGTCGACTAGCTGCCAGAGCCGCAGCTGAGCGACTGGCGAGCGAGCTGGGAGAAAGCGTTGGGCAAACAGTCGGCTATCGAATTCGCTTGGAGAGTAAGGTCGGACCACAGACTCGAATTGAAGTAGTGACTGAAGGCATTCTTACTCGTCGGCTTCAAGACGATCCTGCCCTAGATGGCGTTGGGCTGCTCATATTTGATGAGTATCATCTGCGTAGTCTCGATGCCGATCTGGCGTTGGCCTTGTGTCTCAACGGCCGTGAGTTGTTGCGCGACGAACCGCCGCTGAAGGTGCTGCTGATGTCCGCCACGCTGGAAGGCGAGCGCCTGTCGCGCCTGCTGGACGAGGCGCCTGTGGTACGCAGCGAAGGTCGCATGTATCCGGTGGAGCAGCGTTGGGGGCGGCCGAGTCAGATCGGCGAGGCGCTCGAACCCCGGGTGGTACAGCCCATGCTCCAGGCCCTGGCCGATGAACCTGGCAGCCTGCTGGTGTTCCTCCCCGGCCAGGCGGAGATTCGCCGCGTCGCCGAGCAGTTGGCCGAGCGCCTCGCTGGCCGGTCAGAGATCCTGCTCTGCCCGCTCCACGGTGAACTGGACCTCGCTGCCCAGCGCGCGGCCATCGAGCCGGCACCGGCGGGCAAGCGCAAGGTGGTGCTGGCCACCAACATCGCCGAGACCAGCCTGACCATCGATGGCGTGCGCGTGGTGGTGGACGCGGGCCTGGAGCGTGTACCGCGCTTCGACCCGGCCAGTGGCATGACTCGCCTGGACACCCAGCGTATTTCCCGCTCCTCCGCGACCCAGCGTGCCGGCCGTGCCGGCCGTCTGCAGCCGGGTGCCTGCTACCGGCTCTGGTCTGAGGCCCAGCATGAGCAACTGGCCGCCCACGGGAGCGCGGAAATCCTCCAGGCCGACCTTGCCGGACTGGCGTTGCAACTGGCGCGCTGGGGGATTGGTGATCCCAATGAACTGGCCTGGCTCGATCCGCCGCCCACGGCTGCCTACGCCCAGGGCCGTGACCTGCTGCAACGCCTCGGCGCACTGGCCGACGATGGCAACTTGACCCGCCATGGCCAGGCCATGGCCGAACTGCCCGCCCATCCGCGCATTGCCCACCTGCTGTTACGTGGCCACGCCCTGGGACTCGGCGGCCTGGCCTGTGACCTCGCCGCCCTACTGGGCGAGCGCGACATCCTGCGTGGTGGCGGTGCCGACCTGCACAGCCGCCTCGCCTTGCTGGCCGGTAACGACAAGGCAGCGCGTGGCGCTCGTGGCGGCGTGCAGCGTGCTCGCCAGCTGGCGCGGCAGTTCCGTTCCTACCTGCGTGGCCCGGCCAGCGAGCCGGTGGCCGATCCGGATCACCCGCGCTGGCTCGGCTGCCTGCTGGCGTTCGCCTACCCGGACCGCATTGCCCAGCAACGTCGTGCCGGAGGGGCCGATTATCGGCTGGCCAATGGCCGTGCAGCCACCTTTGGCGAGCCGGATGCGCTGATGAAGGAGCCCTGGTTGGTGATCGCCGATCTCGGTAGCCGCCAGGGCCAGCGTGAAGAGCGCATCTATCTCGCGGCCGACCTTGATCCCGCACTGTTCGACGGCCCTCTGGCCGAACAGGTAAGGTGCCAGGACCTGCTCGACTGGGAAGAGCGCGAAGGTGTGCTGCGCGCCGAACGTCAGGTGAAAGTGGGTGAGTTGGTGCTGGCCCGCGAAGCCCTTGCCGAACTGGATGACGAGGCCCGCTCGCGTGCGCTGCTCGGTCTGGTGCGACGCAAGGGGCTGGAGCTGCTGCCGTGGAGTGCGGAGCTGCGCCAGTGGCAGGCGCGGGTGGCGCTGCTGCGCCGACTGGACCTGGCCGACACGGGCAGCAGCGAATGGCCAGACCTCTCCGACGCGGCGCTTCTGGCCAGCCTGGAGGAGTGGCTGCAGCCCTGGCTGGGCAAGGTCAGCCGCCTCAGCCATTTCGCCAACCTCGACCTCGCCGGCATCCTCCATGGCCTGCTGCCCTGGCCGCTGCCGCAACGCCTCGACGAGCTGGCGCCGCGTACGCTGGAAGTGCCCTCCGGCTCGCGCATCCGCCTCGACTACAGCGACGAGATGCCGGTTCTCGCGGTGCGCCTCCAAGAGCTGTTCGGCCTCGCCGACACTCCGCGCATCGCCGGTGGCCGTCAGGGCGTCAAGCTGCACCTGCTGTCCCCGGCCCAGCGCCCGGTGCAGGTCACCCAGGACCTGGCGAGTTTCTGGCGCAATACCTACGCGGAAGTGAAGAAAGATTTACGAGGTAGGTACCCTAAGCATTACTGGCCTGAGGACCCGCTTGTGGCCCAGGCTACAGCTAGAGCTAAGCCGCGAAAATCGTAG
- the tnpC gene encoding Tn3 family transposase post-transcriptional regulator TnpC has translation MINIPPASFRLTPYGEVDAVALENLRDSFDTSQLLRLVDRLDVCLVELGGITSIRDELLRLHAMALTIVEGIALTVPAESACIWTEAQSLQMDLEALVSWARSAQLIIAPLINLAPQHEA, from the coding sequence ATGATCAACATTCCTCCCGCATCCTTCCGCCTTACACCGTACGGCGAAGTGGACGCCGTGGCGTTGGAAAACCTGCGCGACAGCTTCGACACCTCTCAACTGCTCCGGCTGGTTGATCGCTTGGACGTCTGCTTGGTGGAACTGGGTGGAATCACCTCCATTCGCGACGAGCTACTGAGATTGCATGCGATGGCTCTGACGATAGTTGAGGGCATCGCTCTTACGGTGCCTGCCGAGAGTGCTTGTATCTGGACAGAAGCCCAATCTCTACAGATGGATCTTGAGGCACTGGTTTCTTGGGCGCGCTCCGCTCAGCTCATCATTGCGCCGCTGATCAATCTTGCTCCACAGCACGAGGCATGA
- a CDS encoding ATP-dependent nuclease: MHVKAIKLINFKKFRDELLEFNDDVNIFVGDNNAGKSTILEALEIVLNYNHRGRPFNGEFSPDLFNQDAVTRFLASDLSSKHLPSLIIEAYIDGVPEYRGSNNSLKADAQGVLVQACFDPSLEAVYESHLLTKPNITSIPIEFYKVEWLDFGWNPIKPIAKKFKALYIDPTRIHPTMGKNQYISSILNTALAKEELVKLTLNYRENLQVFNNSGEVRTVNASLDAGHLITDSKLTIAASTLPAGSIQTGLQLEVDDVPFHLIGKGEQSNVQIKLAIQNKSHDIDLVMMEEPENHLSHTNLNKLVHYIETQRGDKQLFLTTHSSYVLNKLSIDKICLVQSGYKRLHTLDAKVVKTLKRLPGYDTLRVALSGKVILVEGPSDELVLKKIYQRKHNRLPEQDGIDIIVVRGVGFKTFIEVGKEIGTKIHVLRDNDGDYNGNVVQGRLEYAAFPNIKLYSSMNDAEFSLEPAMIYANAVDIKTLDAFAKEVLSTETFNIYNAEVSLEDRRENLIRWFKSVKGNGKGARKVDSAVKLFDGALDFKYPAFLDEVLDFA; encoded by the coding sequence GTGCACGTTAAAGCCATCAAGCTGATCAACTTCAAAAAATTTCGCGACGAACTTCTAGAATTCAACGACGACGTCAATATTTTCGTCGGCGACAACAATGCTGGTAAAAGCACAATCTTGGAAGCGTTAGAAATTGTGCTCAATTACAATCATCGTGGACGGCCCTTCAACGGCGAGTTCTCCCCTGATCTTTTCAATCAGGATGCCGTCACGCGGTTTCTCGCCTCTGACTTGAGCTCCAAGCACCTGCCCAGCCTTATCATCGAAGCCTACATTGACGGTGTGCCTGAGTACCGAGGCTCGAACAACAGCCTCAAGGCTGACGCCCAGGGCGTCTTGGTACAAGCCTGTTTCGACCCGTCGCTGGAGGCCGTATACGAGAGCCACCTGCTGACCAAGCCGAACATCACCAGCATTCCGATCGAATTCTATAAGGTGGAATGGCTCGATTTCGGTTGGAATCCGATAAAACCGATCGCTAAGAAGTTTAAGGCGCTGTACATCGACCCCACACGTATCCACCCAACCATGGGGAAGAACCAGTACATTTCGAGCATTCTCAACACCGCATTGGCGAAGGAAGAGCTCGTCAAGCTGACCCTCAATTATCGTGAAAACCTGCAGGTGTTTAACAACTCCGGGGAGGTCAGGACGGTCAATGCCAGCCTTGATGCGGGTCACCTTATCACCGATAGCAAGCTCACCATTGCAGCAAGTACGTTACCTGCGGGCTCCATCCAGACCGGCCTACAGCTTGAGGTCGATGATGTGCCTTTTCACCTCATCGGCAAGGGTGAACAGAGCAATGTGCAGATTAAACTGGCCATTCAGAACAAATCCCACGACATCGATCTGGTGATGATGGAAGAGCCCGAAAATCATCTATCTCACACCAATCTGAACAAGCTTGTGCACTACATCGAAACCCAGCGAGGAGACAAGCAGCTGTTCCTGACCACCCACAGCTCGTATGTGTTGAACAAGCTGAGTATCGACAAAATTTGCCTTGTGCAGTCAGGGTACAAAAGGCTGCACACGCTAGACGCTAAAGTGGTGAAGACCCTCAAGCGTCTTCCTGGCTACGACACCTTGCGGGTGGCACTGTCGGGCAAGGTCATCCTGGTCGAGGGGCCGTCGGACGAACTGGTGCTCAAGAAAATCTACCAACGAAAACACAACCGACTGCCTGAGCAGGACGGGATAGATATCATCGTGGTACGCGGTGTAGGTTTCAAGACGTTCATCGAAGTCGGTAAAGAGATCGGCACCAAGATCCATGTGCTCAGGGATAATGACGGCGACTATAACGGTAACGTTGTACAAGGACGTCTGGAATACGCTGCGTTTCCTAACATCAAGCTGTACTCGTCGATGAACGACGCCGAATTTTCGCTTGAGCCAGCGATGATTTATGCCAACGCAGTTGACATTAAAACCCTTGACGCTTTCGCAAAGGAAGTCTTGTCGACGGAAACCTTCAATATCTACAACGCAGAGGTCTCTCTGGAGGATCGAAGGGAAAATTTGATCCGTTGGTTCAAGAGCGTAAAGGGCAACGGTAAAGGCGCTCGCAAGGTCGACTCTGCGGTCAAACTGTTCGATGGCGCACTGGACTTCAAGTACCCAGCCTTTCTAGACGAGGTGCTCGATTTTGCCTAA
- a CDS encoding integrase — protein sequence MNVELPAELDFLKAFYTDPRTEYKKSSWLLSDFDLHIWKYDFNFATPNTINWDITLDDETSLLAQKNKPLLDGLKYFLTTSTRSVRGSAIELGSLAAQMTMFNRAIHVADYILLNAKEYQLSRFGLAGINSHHMKRMLDVFSSVNGSEESVYEWTKTISKFCLSLINTSSSIELDSILDQYPRMRIVTDEQLDEHHLEIPFDLIPYARAALHLHGYYKKRSTAGVRTPNTLQLAKSLYANTLKGGHLKLKTLSSLEFYTDNEREIISREYPGSSVRTGDHEAMTSGPFRAYRFLTYNLGILHEIGLPAPEVSELKQILDYEPSLSEAARFRTLPYPIVRDAFRKSIEYHFKYGELLIEGFCRMAEHCNLNGIAPTQLTNGELQDIMPPELIDMGIRKLGLVCQTVSIRHGALRKQSNYFIELRNNVGLIECLRIYIGCVQMVVGTIMARRIGEMLDLHSTDCLDKSERWLIFLNRKSTSNLFGIRQRQARPIEPIAVKMIKNLISMQQRLLKSGFITEMTSLFAPPRTPRKCRA from the coding sequence ATGAATGTTGAATTACCAGCAGAGCTAGACTTCCTAAAAGCGTTCTACACCGACCCTAGGACAGAATACAAAAAATCAAGTTGGTTGCTGAGTGATTTCGACTTGCACATATGGAAATATGATTTCAATTTTGCGACCCCCAACACGATCAACTGGGACATTACATTAGACGACGAAACTTCTCTGCTTGCCCAAAAAAACAAGCCATTACTAGACGGGCTAAAGTATTTTTTAACAACATCTACACGTTCTGTTCGAGGATCGGCGATCGAATTAGGTTCACTAGCCGCACAGATGACGATGTTTAACAGGGCCATTCACGTTGCCGATTACATTCTTCTGAATGCAAAAGAATATCAGCTATCCAGATTCGGATTGGCTGGAATCAACAGCCATCACATGAAGAGAATGCTAGACGTCTTCTCAAGCGTCAACGGTTCGGAAGAGTCGGTTTACGAGTGGACCAAGACTATCAGCAAATTTTGTTTAAGCTTAATAAACACTTCCAGTTCTATCGAACTCGATAGCATTCTAGATCAATATCCACGAATGCGCATTGTGACTGACGAACAACTAGATGAGCATCACCTGGAAATACCTTTTGATTTAATACCTTATGCAAGAGCTGCCTTGCATTTGCATGGATATTATAAAAAAAGATCAACTGCTGGAGTCCGCACCCCTAACACCTTGCAGCTAGCGAAATCGCTTTATGCCAACACACTGAAAGGCGGGCATCTAAAACTAAAAACATTAAGCTCATTAGAATTCTATACTGATAATGAGAGAGAAATAATATCGAGAGAGTATCCCGGTTCATCGGTCAGGACAGGTGACCATGAAGCAATGACATCCGGTCCATTTCGCGCCTACAGATTTTTAACATACAACCTTGGAATTCTTCATGAAATTGGGCTTCCAGCTCCCGAAGTATCAGAGCTGAAGCAGATACTTGATTATGAACCATCACTCTCTGAAGCTGCTCGGTTTCGGACGCTGCCGTACCCAATAGTGAGAGACGCCTTCAGAAAATCAATCGAGTACCATTTCAAGTATGGAGAACTTCTAATAGAAGGTTTCTGCCGCATGGCAGAGCATTGCAACCTCAATGGAATTGCCCCTACGCAACTTACCAATGGAGAGTTACAAGACATTATGCCCCCTGAGCTTATCGACATGGGAATTAGGAAGCTTGGGCTTGTATGTCAAACGGTGTCTATTAGGCACGGCGCACTGAGAAAGCAGTCAAATTACTTCATAGAACTCAGAAATAATGTGGGACTGATTGAGTGCTTACGCATCTATATTGGATGTGTCCAGATGGTAGTTGGAACAATCATGGCTCGCCGAATAGGAGAAATGCTCGATTTGCACTCGACTGACTGCCTAGATAAAAGCGAAAGATGGTTGATCTTCTTAAATAGAAAAAGCACATCCAACCTGTTCGGCATAAGACAACGCCAAGCACGCCCAATCGAACCCATTGCCGTAAAAATGATTAAAAACTTAATTTCCATGCAGCAGAGACTTTTAAAAAGCGGATTCATAACTGAAATGACTAGCCTCTTTGCCCCCCCCCGGACTCCTCGGAAATGCCGGGCTTAG